A region of Nitrospinota bacterium DNA encodes the following proteins:
- the tusC gene encoding sulfurtransferase complex subunit TusC — MEENENVKKIMFIMRQAPHGSIYSYEGLETVLIMAAFEQDLSMAFIGDGVFALVKGQDTSALGIKGYIKTYSALEDYGVEKYYVDRRSMEERGLKPEDFAIPVEVVEDSQIAAFMEEQDACIPY; from the coding sequence ATGGAAGAGAACGAAAACGTAAAAAAGATAATGTTCATCATGCGCCAGGCGCCCCACGGCTCCATATACAGCTACGAAGGGCTGGAAACGGTGCTGATAATGGCCGCTTTCGAGCAGGACCTTTCCATGGCGTTCATCGGCGACGGCGTGTTCGCCCTGGTGAAGGGGCAGGACACCTCCGCCCTGGGCATTAAAGGCTACATAAAAACATATTCGGCGCTGGAAGATTACGGGGTGGAAAAATACTACGTGGACAGGCGCTCCATGGAAGAGCGGGGGCTTAAGCCGGAGGATTTCGCCATTCCGGTGGAGGTGGTTGAAGACTCGCAGATCGCCGCGTTCATGGAAGAGCAGGACGCCTGTATCCCATATTAA
- the tusD gene encoding sulfurtransferase complex subunit TusD gives MKFAILIHESPYNHEASDTAYNFTMAALHKGHTVERIFFYHDGVINVSNLAEPPQDDRNIPKRWSDLGTEFNIDIVACIAASKRRGIKDGFIMKGTRISGLGQLTEMTISADRLVTFG, from the coding sequence ATGAAATTCGCCATATTGATCCACGAAAGCCCGTATAACCACGAGGCTTCGGACACCGCCTACAACTTCACCATGGCGGCTTTGCACAAGGGACACACTGTCGAGAGGATTTTCTTCTATCACGATGGGGTCATCAACGTGTCCAACCTTGCCGAGCCGCCCCAGGACGACCGCAATATCCCCAAACGCTGGAGTGACCTGGGGACGGAGTTCAACATAGACATTGTGGCCTGCATAGCCGCCAGCAAGCGCCGGGGAATAAAGGACGGGTTCATTATGAAGGGTACCCGCATTTCCGGCCTGGGCCAGCTTACTGAAATGACCATCTCAGCCGACAGGCTGGTAACTTTCGGCTAA